TAGGATATGGTTCTGAATTTTCAATCAATGCCATGACAAGGTTAAGAATTAATGGATTAAAAGGAGATGAATTTGTAAATATGCCAATGTCTTCTGGAACCACAAATGCTATTGGAGCAAGAGAGGCCTGGATGGTAAATCCAGAATGGGGAGACAGACAATACAGATTACCATTATGGGAAATTACAACAGGATTAAGTATGCTTTTAAGTGGAGTAGATATTTTTATGATGCTTCACCCGTTATCAATTGCCGTATTAAAGGAGTTTGGACAAACACTTACAACTAAACCTAATGAAGTAAAATTAACTACGGATAATTATGAATGGATTAAAGCATAAAAATTATTTATTATATATTAATATATTAATATGTTATTATTATTATTATTATTATTATTATTTCTACATATTATTTCGGTGATATAATGGCTAAAATAAGTGCGATGGATATTTACAAATTACTTCCGAAAACAAACTGTAAAAAATGTGGGGAAGCTTCCTGCATGGCATTTGCTACCAAATTACAAAATAAAAAGGCGATGGTAGAGGAATGCCCCATAATGAATGCCCCAAAATTTGAAGCAAAAAAGAAAGAGCTCGTAGAATTATTATCTCCACCAGTTAAGGAGGTATGGTTTGGATATGATGATAAAAATCATAGGGCTACAATGGGTGGAGACGAAGTAATGTATAGGTATGAATTAACATATTATAACCCTGCACCATTTGGAATAGATATATCTGACAATTTATCAGATAATGAAATAAAAGAAAGAGCAAAATATATTGAAAATTTTGTATTTGAAAGAACAGGGGAGAAATTAACTCTTGATTTTATAGCACTTAGAAATGCGTCAAATGATCCAGAAAAATTTAAAAATGCTTTACAAATCATTCAAGAAAACACCAAAATGCCAATATCTTTATGCTCTATTAATCCAGAAAGCATAGAAGAAGCTTTAAAAATAATAAACTCTAAACCATTAATTTATGCCGCCACAGAGGACAATTTTGAAAAGATGCTTAATGTTCTTTTAAAACACAAAAAAGAAACCAATAAAGAATTTGCATTAGTTTTATCCTCGAAACAGATAAAAACATTAAAAGGAATGGCAAAAGAATGTTTGAACCACGGAATTGATGATTTAGTATTAGAACCACATACACACCCCGAAAATATATCGGAAACATTGGACAAATTCATAGCATTGAGGAGAAGTGCCATTGAGAAAGAAGATAAATTGTTAGGATTCCCAATATTGGGATTGCCAATAAACACCTATTTTTATACCCTTAACAATAACTCTATTTCTCAATTTATTGAAGAACCCAATAAAGCTGCGGGAATAATGGAGGCAAGAACTGCAAACACTATGTTAATTAGGTATGCTGATGCCATTATACTACACGGATGTGAAATTTGGGAGCTCATGCCAGTATTGACTCTTAGACAGGCACTATACACTGACCCAAGAAAGCCACAGGCAGTAGATGCCGATATATATCCAATAGGAAATCCAGATGCAGATAGTCCGGTGATTATGACCACAAACTTCTCTTTAACATATTATACTGTTACAGGTGATTTTGAGAAAGATGGCGTTAAATGCTGGTTAATTGTATTGGATACAGAGGGTAAAGCCGTAGATGTTGCCGTAGCTGGTGGTCAATACAACGGTGAAAATGCTAAAAACCTAATTGAGGAAAAAGGTTTGGCCGATAAAGTTAATCATAATGTAATCATATTGCCTGGATTGGGAGCTCCTGCAAGGGGAGACATCGAGGAAAAAACAGGTTGGAATTGTGTAGTTGGAACAAGGGATTCTTCACAGGTTGGAGACTTCTTGAAGAAAAACTGGGAAAATATATTGGAAAAAATAGGAAAAAATAATTAATATTTTCCATATATTTTATATTTATTTTAATTTTTAGTATATTTTAGTATATTTTATTGTGTATATTATAATTGATGTAATTATTAATTAAAATACTTTGATTATAGAAAAGTATTTATATTAGATATACATTATTACAGTATGCTCTGATTAGCAGAGAAGTAAAATTAATTAGCCCGGTGGTGTAGTGGCCAATCATACGAGACTTTGAATCTCGTTACCGCGGTTCGAATCCGCGTCGGGCTACTTTTTATTTTATAAATCTATATTGGTATATCTATATAAATTATATAATTTTAAATAATAAATTCCTATTTTGGTGTAATTATGAACTCCAACAAAACCAGAGAAAATTCTTTAAATATATTAATTATTTCAGAAGGAAAATATGGAGAACGGGCAGTTAAAATAATAGGGGACAAATTTAACTGCGATTTTATGAAATTAAATTATTTAGGAGATTTTGAAGACATTGAAATTGATAAAAATCAATTAAAAGAAATCGAAAAATATGATATTGTGATAACATATATATTAAATCCTGATTTAACATATTATTTATTAAAAGAGCTATCAAACAAACCACTATTTACAATAGTTGGAGCTTGGGCAGGGGAAGGATTTAAAAAACAGCTTGAAAACTTTGGAAATGTGATTTGTCCAAATTTAATGTGTGATTTTAATGAGGAAGATTTAAAAAATAAATTAAATAAATATCCGCAGTTAAAAGAATTTTTAAAATATTTCGGAGCTCCCAAAATAAACCTTCATATAAAAGACAATAAAATAGATGGTGTGGAGATATTAAGGGGAGCTCCCTGTGGCTCAACAAATGAAACGATGAAAGAATTTATTGGAAAAGAATATTCTGAAAAAACGATAATTGATATTGGTTTGAGAGTTCAGCACTATTGTAGGGCTGGAAAATTAAGAATTTTTGTAGAAAAAGAAGGCAAAAAAAGTAAAGCTGGAAAATGTTTAGTTAATGGAATTAATGTAATATAAAATATGGAACATAATATATTATCTAATTATAAAAACCATAGTTAATCTTCGGTCTTTTTCACTAAACCGTCTCAAAAATTAGGGGAATTATTACAATATAGCGGACAACGGATAGTTGTTGGACCCACCATAAAATCATAAAAACTCCTTCGGAGTTTTGGGATATAAAAATTTCCCGAACAAACCATGCATGATTTTTTATTTTTTAATCGTATTCTCTCCAAGTGTGTCCGCATTTTGTACATTTATAAAATCTTGTTTCTGGCTCATCGGCACATCTAGTTTGTTGAAGCCACCAATATACCTCCATATTTCCGCAGTTTGGGCATTCAATTCTTGTTGTTGGAAGTGTATTCACATCTTCTATAACTACTATTTCCTGTTTGGTTTCTAATTTTTCTTTTAATTCATATGATTCAGTTTTTTCAAGTTCCTCCTCAAATCCGCAAACTGTGCATACTAAATTATCTTCTTTTGGAAGCATAATATTATTACATTTAGGACAAAATTTTACCATATTATCACCTATATTTTATTTATATTTCTTTAAATAATCTTCAAATATTCGCTTATGATCAAAGGCAAGGTTTAATTGTTTTATGTCTTCAATTTTAAACAGTCCTGCCTCTTTGGCATCATCTCCACTTTTTAACAGTCCGTCAATATACTCTAAAACATAAACAACTGAAACAGTATGTCCTCTTGGGTCCCTATTTGGGTCAGAATAGACTCCAAGCAACCCTTTGATTTTAGTTTTTAAATTTGTTTCTTCAAATAGCTCCCTTAATACTGCACATTCTGTTGATTCTCCATAATCTACAAACCCGCCGGGAAAAGCCCAAAAATCTTTATATGGTTCGTTTTTTCTTGTTATTAAAACAATTTTTCCATCAATC
The window above is part of the Methanococcus aeolicus Nankai-3 genome. Proteins encoded here:
- the acsC gene encoding acetyl-CoA decarbonylase/synthase complex subunit gamma codes for the protein MAKISAMDIYKLLPKTNCKKCGEASCMAFATKLQNKKAMVEECPIMNAPKFEAKKKELVELLSPPVKEVWFGYDDKNHRATMGGDEVMYRYELTYYNPAPFGIDISDNLSDNEIKERAKYIENFVFERTGEKLTLDFIALRNASNDPEKFKNALQIIQENTKMPISLCSINPESIEEALKIINSKPLIYAATEDNFEKMLNVLLKHKKETNKEFALVLSSKQIKTLKGMAKECLNHGIDDLVLEPHTHPENISETLDKFIALRRSAIEKEDKLLGFPILGLPINTYFYTLNNNSISQFIEEPNKAAGIMEARTANTMLIRYADAIILHGCEIWELMPVLTLRQALYTDPRKPQAVDADIYPIGNPDADSPVIMTTNFSLTYYTVTGDFEKDGVKCWLIVLDTEGKAVDVAVAGGQYNGENAKNLIEEKGLADKVNHNVIILPGLGAPARGDIEEKTGWNCVVGTRDSSQVGDFLKKNWENILEKIGKNN
- a CDS encoding DUF166 domain-containing protein, translating into MNSNKTRENSLNILIISEGKYGERAVKIIGDKFNCDFMKLNYLGDFEDIEIDKNQLKEIEKYDIVITYILNPDLTYYLLKELSNKPLFTIVGAWAGEGFKKQLENFGNVICPNLMCDFNEEDLKNKLNKYPQLKEFLKYFGAPKINLHIKDNKIDGVEILRGAPCGSTNETMKEFIGKEYSEKTIIDIGLRVQHYCRAGKLRIFVEKEGKKSKAGKCLVNGINVI
- a CDS encoding transcription factor S; protein product: MVKFCPKCNNIMLPKEDNLVCTVCGFEEELEKTESYELKEKLETKQEIVVIEDVNTLPTTRIECPNCGNMEVYWWLQQTRCADEPETRFYKCTKCGHTWREYD
- a CDS encoding NUDIX domain-containing protein, whose translation is MTRKYKSPSLTVDGIVEIDGKIVLITRKNEPYKDFWAFPGGFVDYGESTECAVLRELFEETNLKTKIKGLLGVYSDPNRDPRGHTVSVVYVLEYIDGLLKSGDDAKEAGLFKIEDIKQLNLAFDHKRIFEDYLKKYK